From a single Luteolibacter arcticus genomic region:
- a CDS encoding GNAT family N-acetyltransferase, with protein sequence MTTSAPHVPTSHDLNALGQPVGFPVPDWQPPSSPSGEPMKGRFCRLEKLDPVRHATSLHAANALDAEGWMWTYLGYGPFESEEAYRAWTAEVSEGNDPLFFAILDRANGKAIGVASYLRIDPQVGSIEVGHLAYSPLLKRSPAATEAMFLMMARAFDLGYRRYEWKCDALNAPSRAAARRLGFTFEGNFRQATIVKGRNRDTAWFSITDQEWPALRKSFERWLVPANFDDEGNQRERLSELTVPRAPVIRRASAAETGIVSAILTEAAQWLSERGEPLWKAGELSPEAVGSGVSDGLFHLAWIGDEAAGVFKMQDEDQLFWPDVPQREAIYLHRIAVRREHAGSKVMDAMIGFARQATMATGRRYLRLDCEASRPKLCALYEKRGFVKHSERQVGPYFVARYQCEVGA encoded by the coding sequence GTGACCACCTCCGCTCCGCATGTCCCCACCTCCCACGACCTGAATGCCCTCGGGCAGCCGGTCGGCTTCCCCGTGCCCGATTGGCAGCCGCCTTCCTCGCCTTCCGGCGAACCGATGAAGGGGCGCTTCTGTCGCCTGGAGAAGCTGGATCCGGTACGTCATGCCACCTCCCTCCATGCCGCCAATGCGCTGGATGCCGAGGGGTGGATGTGGACTTACCTCGGCTACGGCCCCTTCGAATCGGAAGAGGCCTACCGGGCTTGGACCGCTGAAGTGAGCGAGGGCAACGATCCGCTGTTCTTTGCCATCCTCGACCGCGCGAACGGAAAGGCCATCGGCGTCGCGAGCTATCTGCGGATCGACCCGCAGGTCGGGTCCATCGAGGTCGGCCACCTCGCCTATTCGCCGCTGCTGAAACGCAGTCCCGCGGCAACCGAAGCGATGTTCCTGATGATGGCGCGCGCCTTCGATCTCGGCTATCGCCGCTACGAGTGGAAATGCGACGCGCTCAATGCGCCCTCGCGCGCCGCAGCGCGGCGGCTCGGCTTCACCTTCGAAGGCAACTTCCGCCAAGCCACCATCGTCAAAGGCCGCAACCGCGACACCGCGTGGTTTTCCATCACCGATCAGGAATGGCCGGCACTACGCAAGTCGTTCGAGCGCTGGCTCGTCCCCGCAAACTTCGATGACGAAGGAAACCAACGCGAGCGACTCTCGGAGCTGACCGTCCCACGCGCACCGGTCATCCGCCGCGCCTCGGCCGCGGAAACCGGAATCGTTTCCGCGATCCTGACCGAAGCCGCGCAGTGGCTGTCCGAACGCGGTGAGCCTCTATGGAAGGCAGGCGAACTTTCGCCCGAAGCGGTGGGGTCTGGCGTAAGCGACGGCCTCTTTCACCTCGCGTGGATCGGCGATGAAGCCGCCGGCGTCTTCAAGATGCAGGACGAGGACCAGCTCTTCTGGCCCGACGTCCCGCAACGCGAAGCGATCTATCTCCACCGCATCGCCGTCCGGCGCGAGCACGCCGGCAGCAAGGTAATGGACGCGATGATCGGCTTCGCCCGCCAAGCCACCATGGCAACGGGCCGGCGTTACCTGCGCCTGGACTGCGAAGCATCCCGCCCGAAGCTCTGCGCGCTCTACGAAAAGCGCGGCTTCGTGAAACACAGCGAGCGGCAAGTCGGGCCGTATTTCGTGGCCCGCTATCAGTGTGAGGTCGGCGCATGA
- a CDS encoding GNAT family N-acetyltransferase, producing MESVLPEQIESERLIIRVARPGDGAVFNEAIKESLEQLLPWLGWVTPPRTPAESEASCCRAHERFLRNEDLMAFFFLKDGGTLVGGSGLHDADWELRQFEIGYWGRSSFLGKGLITEGVRALADHALEVLGATRVFLTTDTLNVASWRLAERAGFELEGILRKDRRNLSGGLRDTRVYSRISLP from the coding sequence ATGGAGTCCGTCCTTCCCGAGCAAATCGAAAGCGAACGCCTGATCATCCGCGTCGCGCGGCCGGGGGATGGTGCGGTGTTTAATGAGGCGATCAAGGAATCACTGGAGCAGCTTTTGCCCTGGCTGGGCTGGGTGACACCACCACGGACTCCGGCGGAGTCCGAGGCATCGTGCTGCCGAGCGCATGAGAGGTTCCTGCGCAATGAGGACTTGATGGCGTTCTTCTTTCTCAAGGACGGCGGGACGCTGGTTGGGGGCAGCGGACTCCACGATGCGGATTGGGAGCTGCGGCAGTTCGAGATCGGCTACTGGGGACGTAGTAGTTTCTTGGGAAAGGGATTGATCACGGAAGGCGTGCGCGCCTTGGCCGATCACGCACTGGAGGTGCTCGGGGCGACGCGGGTATTCCTGACCACCGACACACTCAATGTCGCGAGTTGGAGATTGGCGGAGCGCGCGGGCTTCGAACTGGAAGGGATCTTGCGAAAAGACCGGCGGAATCTCTCCGGCGGCTTGCGGGACACACGGGTTTATTCGAGGATCAGTCTCCCGTGA
- a CDS encoding xanthine dehydrogenase family protein molybdopterin-binding subunit, protein MNASTDTNASPLGRRRFLATTGGLVLGFVVPLPKRAAAAEAGAPAGKPGPLPAPNAFLRIGTDGRVTVLLAHAEMGQGIWTTLPMLIAEELDADWSKVSAEHAPTAPVYAHTAFGMQMTGGSTTTHSEFDRYRQVGAMAKALLVQAAATKFGVKPADCRTENGNVIAGNKRASYGELAEEAARLPIPEKVTLKDPKDWKLIGKGTKRLDCPEKINGTAKFGIDVHFNGLLTAVIARPPGFGGSVKSFDATAAKKVPGVREVVQVPSGVAVVADHFWAAKLGRDALKVAWNPGPALDSAALLEEFRKLAATEGAVAAKAGDLPSAKGTKTIEAEYYVPYLAHATMEPLNATARIADGKCEVWAGTQFQTMDQQLAAKAAGVEPSQVEIHTTFLGGGFGRRANPVSDFIVEAVHVAKAVKQAVKVMWTREDDMRGGYYRPAFLHRASITLDESGMPVGWKHTLVGQSILAGTPFEAMMVKDGVDATSVEGVSDSPYLKSVPNRRVDLHSPKPGIPVLWWRSVGHSHTGFVMECLIDELAHAAGKDPVEYRRTLLKDHPRHLAALNLAAEKSGWGKPLPDGHFHGIAVHESFGSTVAEVAEVSVSKEGAPKVHKVTCAIDCGLAVNPDGVKAQMESGIVFALGAILHGEITFEKGAVKQRNYHDYQVARMHESPLIETHIVPSTEKMGGAGECGVPPLAAAVCNAIHAATGKRVRELPVRLNA, encoded by the coding sequence GTGAACGCGAGCACTGACACCAATGCCTCCCCCCTCGGCCGCCGCCGCTTCCTCGCCACCACCGGCGGACTCGTGCTTGGTTTCGTGGTCCCGCTGCCCAAGCGCGCTGCTGCCGCTGAAGCCGGTGCTCCCGCTGGCAAACCCGGCCCGCTTCCCGCGCCAAATGCCTTCCTGCGCATCGGCACCGATGGCCGCGTGACCGTGCTCCTCGCCCACGCCGAAATGGGCCAGGGCATCTGGACCACACTGCCGATGCTCATCGCCGAGGAACTCGATGCCGATTGGTCGAAAGTTTCCGCCGAGCACGCCCCCACCGCCCCCGTCTATGCCCATACCGCCTTCGGCATGCAGATGACCGGCGGTTCTACCACCACTCACTCCGAATTCGACCGCTACCGGCAGGTCGGTGCCATGGCCAAGGCGCTGCTCGTCCAGGCCGCCGCCACTAAGTTCGGCGTGAAGCCCGCCGATTGCCGCACCGAGAATGGCAACGTCATCGCCGGCAACAAGCGCGCCTCGTATGGCGAACTCGCCGAGGAAGCCGCGCGCCTTCCCATCCCCGAAAAAGTCACGCTCAAGGACCCCAAGGACTGGAAGCTCATCGGCAAGGGCACCAAGCGCCTCGACTGCCCGGAGAAGATCAACGGCACCGCGAAGTTTGGCATCGATGTCCATTTCAATGGCCTGCTCACCGCCGTCATCGCCCGCCCGCCGGGCTTCGGTGGCTCGGTTAAATCATTCGATGCCACCGCCGCGAAGAAAGTCCCCGGCGTGCGCGAGGTCGTCCAAGTTCCCAGCGGCGTCGCCGTGGTGGCCGATCACTTCTGGGCCGCCAAGCTCGGGCGAGACGCGCTGAAGGTCGCATGGAACCCCGGCCCCGCGCTCGATAGCGCCGCCCTGTTGGAAGAATTCCGCAAGCTCGCCGCGACTGAAGGCGCCGTCGCCGCGAAAGCCGGTGACCTGCCCTCCGCGAAAGGCACCAAGACCATCGAGGCCGAGTACTACGTCCCCTACCTCGCCCACGCGACGATGGAGCCGCTCAATGCCACCGCCCGCATCGCCGATGGCAAGTGCGAGGTCTGGGCCGGCACGCAATTCCAAACCATGGACCAACAGCTCGCCGCCAAGGCCGCTGGCGTGGAGCCATCGCAGGTCGAGATCCACACCACCTTCCTCGGCGGAGGCTTCGGCCGCCGCGCCAATCCCGTCTCCGACTTCATCGTCGAGGCCGTCCATGTCGCCAAGGCGGTGAAGCAAGCGGTCAAGGTCATGTGGACCCGCGAGGACGACATGCGCGGCGGCTACTATCGCCCCGCCTTCCTCCACCGCGCCTCGATCACGCTCGATGAATCCGGTATGCCCGTCGGCTGGAAGCACACCCTCGTCGGCCAGTCCATTCTGGCCGGCACGCCCTTTGAAGCGATGATGGTGAAGGACGGCGTCGACGCCACCTCGGTCGAAGGCGTTTCCGATTCGCCCTACCTCAAGTCCGTTCCGAATCGCCGCGTCGATCTGCATTCGCCCAAGCCCGGCATCCCCGTCCTGTGGTGGCGCTCGGTCGGCCACAGCCACACCGGCTTCGTCATGGAATGCCTCATCGACGAACTCGCGCACGCCGCCGGCAAGGACCCTGTCGAGTATCGCCGCACCCTGCTCAAGGACCACCCGCGCCACCTCGCCGCGCTCAATCTCGCTGCCGAGAAATCCGGCTGGGGCAAGCCCTTGCCCGATGGCCACTTCCACGGCATCGCCGTGCACGAAAGCTTCGGCAGCACTGTCGCCGAAGTCGCCGAGGTCTCCGTCTCCAAGGAAGGCGCGCCCAAGGTCCACAAGGTCACCTGCGCCATCGACTGCGGCCTCGCCGTCAATCCCGATGGCGTGAAGGCCCAGATGGAATCCGGCATCGTCTTCGCCCTAGGTGCCATCCTCCACGGCGAGATCACCTTCGAAAAAGGCGCGGTCAAGCAACGCAACTACCACGACTACCAGGTCGCCCGCATGCACGAGAGCCCGCTCATCGAGACCCACATCGTCCCCAGCACCGAGAAGATGGGCGGAGCCGGCGAATGCGGCGTCCCCCCTCTCGCCGCCGCCGTCTGCAACGCCATCCACGCCGCCACCGGCAAACGCGTCCGCGAGCTACCCGTCCGCCTCAATGCCTGA
- a CDS encoding (2Fe-2S)-binding protein gives MISLKVNQQDHAVDADPSTPLLWVLRDLLHLTGTKFGCGMAQCGACTVHLDGEAIRSCVTPVSRALGKNITTIEGMAADPFGKALQEAWTAEDVPQCGYCQSGQIMSAAVLLREKADPTDDDIDLAMSGNICRCGTYQRIRCAIHRAAETNAKAKGGAK, from the coding sequence ATGATCTCCCTCAAAGTGAACCAACAGGATCACGCGGTGGACGCGGATCCCTCCACGCCCCTGCTATGGGTCCTGCGCGACCTGCTGCACCTCACGGGCACCAAATTCGGCTGCGGCATGGCCCAGTGCGGTGCCTGCACCGTCCACCTCGATGGCGAGGCCATCCGCTCCTGTGTCACGCCCGTCTCCCGCGCCCTTGGGAAAAACATCACCACCATCGAGGGCATGGCCGCCGATCCTTTCGGCAAGGCCTTGCAGGAAGCATGGACCGCCGAGGACGTCCCGCAGTGTGGCTACTGCCAATCCGGCCAGATCATGTCCGCCGCCGTGCTGCTGCGCGAAAAGGCCGACCCCACCGACGACGACATCGACCTCGCCATGAGCGGGAACATCTGCCGCTGCGGCACCTACCAGCGCATCCGCTGCGCCATCCATCGCGCCGCGGAAACGAACGCGAAGGCGAAAGGAGGTGCCAAGTGA
- a CDS encoding Ig-like domain-containing protein, whose translation MNPEKPKCRGIARTTLLVLACLWAGFPLRASGQAGGLDAPQAVGAFFNNAFPQAAPGSSSGWQAVNAFPNLTFVDPLWLTEIPGTNEFLLVGKNGQLWRFENNPAVTQAQAVKVLEWAANTETADDQGFYSLAFHPEFGQAGSPNANYAYVCYSRRTVVGVEDSNRSYWRVSRFTWEPEFGRLDAGSEFVLINQYDRCRWHNGGAMFFGNDGFLYINCGDGGDSTEGGGLTGADGALSRTQKLNGGLFSGVFRIDVDNDPAKSHPIRRQPQSPANKPAGWPASATQGYGIPNDNPWLDTGGSILEEYWSLGLRSPHTMHYDAETGDIWIGDVGEGAREEMTRAPKGSNGQWGFREGNIAGPGAVPGTMIGTSEPPLLDYNRATGTCIIGGMRYRGAKWSEQLGGKLLYADHVRGRIWTATLDSGGGAPVIDEIFSGLKTGGKVGIANFCTDSTGEIYMPMVNGTDQPGGTIFKLTTAGVANEPPALLSQTGVFSNLATLTTAPGVVPYNVANPLWSDAAAKKRWIILPNNGVHDSAAEKIVFSEEGNWTFPAGTVFVKHFEVALDEANPASVKRLETRFLICTEGGGKYGVTYKWNAAGTDAELLTSGLAESYDVTLAGGGVETRNWDYPSRADCLLCHNDAAGQALGVRTHALNKNFHYAATGREANQLATFNALGMFDVTLTAAQIEDFIEARALDDESAPIEHRVRSYLDSNCSHCHQPGATVSHFDARLGTPLKVQGLINGVIQGHFNLGPDGRYMKPGDTDLSAVHVRLANVGNGAAMPPLAKNVVDQEAVDLLQEYLESLSEPDFVLTPQSPVARYVRLTATSAVANGPWTAVGEFSILDGNGAQIPISEVSVHDFDSQEVVAEVSPATRAIDGNPATHWHTAYANNNVDPMPHHLTIDVGSIRSIGGFVYVPRQGSQNGRIANYQVHYSTDAATWIPMTSGTWGNDTVTKTYDALVGHRKARCEIAGPSGTVGGPFDVTVVFDYDVTDFTESDLQVAGGTVTGLRGKGYYYVARISPTAADVSVSVPANAVNPGGFGSRASATLGVDFADTAPPVPVFTGVPVQVSGSFQVGLEFGELVTGLDAADFRVFNGTLGSIVPNGNGYTITVTPSAASTVGLELRDGAVTDLSANRMGEGAFISTMRVPWQLARDAEEGTITGGFVIEDPNATATGGRCLWVPQGSRNNAVTLNTALKVSYSVIIPRTGEYLVHGLVRADDASSDSFFIGFDGGTPSEWHTNQIAGQVGTGQFHWDVANSSRAPATNPTIFNLTAGAHTLELYGRDDGTRIDRLEIRPLRPLPLWSGSGPALVIGRPFTATLSFSEAVTGLTAADVSITGGQILSLTGTGDTYFLQVQSNAATVALTLPQNVVLDSAGSGNHASETYTVGFRTPYEDWALDHETNGSAASQLADEDVDGIAKLLEFAFNLDPASSDRATYDPAVIPGAGLPRMIVGEGPALSLQYLRRKGVAGLSYTAQFGSSLDDFANATGTAVVESIDASWERVTILDSSGGASRFGRVVVTLAAP comes from the coding sequence ATGAACCCGGAAAAACCCAAGTGCCGGGGGATCGCACGGACCACTCTCCTGGTTTTGGCATGCTTGTGGGCGGGCTTCCCGCTTCGTGCATCCGGTCAGGCAGGTGGGCTGGATGCTCCCCAAGCGGTCGGTGCCTTTTTCAACAATGCCTTCCCGCAAGCGGCTCCGGGCTCCTCCAGCGGTTGGCAGGCGGTGAACGCGTTCCCGAACCTGACCTTCGTCGATCCGCTGTGGCTGACCGAGATCCCGGGGACAAACGAGTTCTTGCTGGTCGGGAAGAACGGTCAGCTCTGGCGCTTTGAGAACAATCCCGCCGTGACCCAGGCGCAGGCGGTGAAAGTGCTGGAATGGGCGGCCAATACCGAGACGGCGGACGACCAGGGATTCTACAGCCTGGCCTTTCATCCGGAATTCGGCCAAGCGGGTTCGCCGAACGCGAATTATGCGTATGTCTGCTACAGCCGCCGGACGGTCGTCGGGGTGGAAGACAGCAATCGCAGCTATTGGCGGGTCTCGCGGTTCACGTGGGAGCCGGAATTCGGGAGGCTGGATGCGGGAAGCGAGTTCGTGCTAATCAACCAGTATGACCGGTGCCGCTGGCACAATGGCGGCGCGATGTTCTTCGGAAATGACGGCTTCCTTTACATCAATTGTGGCGATGGCGGGGACAGTACCGAGGGCGGTGGTCTCACCGGCGCCGATGGCGCGCTGAGCCGGACGCAGAAGCTGAACGGGGGACTTTTCAGCGGGGTCTTCCGCATCGACGTGGACAACGACCCGGCGAAGTCGCACCCGATCCGCCGCCAGCCGCAAAGCCCGGCCAACAAGCCGGCGGGCTGGCCGGCGAGTGCCACCCAGGGCTATGGCATTCCCAATGACAATCCGTGGCTCGATACGGGTGGCTCGATCCTTGAGGAATACTGGTCGCTCGGCCTGCGCAGCCCGCACACGATGCACTACGACGCCGAGACCGGCGACATCTGGATCGGAGACGTGGGTGAAGGCGCGCGCGAGGAAATGACCCGTGCGCCGAAGGGCAGCAACGGTCAGTGGGGATTCCGCGAGGGCAATATCGCCGGGCCGGGTGCCGTGCCGGGAACGATGATCGGCACCAGCGAGCCGCCGCTGCTCGACTACAATCGCGCCACCGGCACCTGCATCATCGGTGGCATGCGCTATCGCGGCGCGAAGTGGTCCGAGCAGCTCGGGGGCAAGCTGCTCTATGCCGATCACGTACGCGGGCGCATCTGGACCGCCACGCTGGACAGCGGTGGCGGGGCACCAGTGATCGACGAAATCTTCAGCGGCTTGAAGACCGGCGGGAAAGTGGGGATCGCCAACTTTTGCACGGACTCCACGGGCGAGATCTACATGCCCATGGTCAATGGCACGGACCAGCCTGGCGGCACCATCTTCAAGCTGACCACGGCCGGCGTGGCGAATGAGCCGCCTGCGCTTCTTTCGCAGACCGGCGTCTTCTCCAATCTCGCGACCTTGACCACCGCGCCGGGAGTGGTGCCCTACAACGTGGCGAACCCACTGTGGTCCGATGCCGCGGCGAAGAAGCGCTGGATCATCCTGCCAAACAACGGCGTCCACGACAGTGCCGCGGAGAAAATCGTCTTCAGCGAGGAGGGAAACTGGACGTTCCCGGCCGGCACCGTCTTCGTGAAGCACTTCGAGGTGGCGCTGGATGAAGCCAATCCCGCGTCGGTGAAGCGGCTCGAGACACGCTTCCTGATCTGCACCGAGGGCGGCGGGAAGTACGGCGTGACCTACAAGTGGAATGCCGCGGGCACCGATGCCGAGCTTCTCACCAGCGGACTCGCGGAAAGCTATGACGTGACCCTTGCCGGCGGCGGTGTGGAGACGCGCAACTGGGACTATCCCTCGCGCGCCGATTGCCTGCTCTGCCACAATGACGCCGCGGGCCAAGCGCTCGGCGTGCGCACCCATGCGCTGAACAAGAACTTCCACTATGCTGCCACCGGTCGCGAGGCGAACCAGCTCGCGACCTTCAATGCGCTCGGCATGTTCGATGTGACGCTGACCGCGGCGCAGATCGAGGACTTTATTGAAGCCCGCGCGCTGGATGACGAGAGCGCGCCGATCGAGCACCGCGTGCGCTCGTATCTCGACTCGAATTGTTCGCACTGCCACCAACCGGGAGCGACGGTCTCGCACTTCGATGCGCGGCTTGGCACGCCGCTGAAGGTGCAGGGACTGATCAACGGCGTCATCCAGGGGCACTTCAATCTCGGCCCCGACGGCCGCTACATGAAGCCGGGCGATACGGACCTGTCCGCTGTCCATGTCCGCCTGGCAAATGTCGGGAATGGAGCCGCGATGCCGCCGCTGGCGAAGAACGTGGTGGATCAAGAGGCGGTGGACTTGTTGCAGGAGTATCTGGAAAGCCTGAGCGAGCCGGACTTCGTTCTGACCCCTCAGTCGCCGGTGGCTCGCTACGTCCGGCTGACCGCGACGTCGGCCGTGGCAAACGGCCCGTGGACCGCTGTCGGAGAATTTTCGATCTTGGATGGAAACGGGGCGCAGATTCCGATTTCGGAGGTGTCGGTACATGATTTCGACAGCCAGGAAGTGGTCGCCGAGGTCTCGCCAGCCACGCGAGCGATCGATGGTAACCCGGCAACCCATTGGCACACCGCGTACGCGAACAACAATGTGGATCCGATGCCGCATCACCTGACCATCGACGTGGGATCGATCCGGAGCATCGGCGGCTTCGTGTATGTCCCGCGGCAGGGGAGCCAGAATGGCCGCATCGCGAACTACCAGGTCCACTATAGCACTGATGCTGCGACTTGGATCCCCATGACTTCCGGCACGTGGGGAAATGACACGGTGACCAAGACCTACGACGCCTTGGTCGGTCACCGGAAGGCCCGCTGCGAGATTGCCGGACCATCGGGAACCGTGGGTGGGCCTTTCGATGTCACAGTGGTCTTCGACTACGATGTGACGGATTTCACGGAGAGCGATCTGCAAGTCGCCGGCGGCACGGTCACCGGGCTACGCGGCAAGGGTTACTACTATGTGGCTCGTATTTCGCCCACGGCGGCGGACGTGAGCGTCTCGGTTCCGGCAAATGCGGTGAATCCCGGGGGCTTCGGCAGCCGCGCGTCTGCCACGCTGGGGGTGGATTTCGCGGACACCGCGCCGCCGGTGCCGGTCTTCACCGGAGTGCCGGTGCAGGTGAGCGGTTCGTTCCAGGTGGGCCTGGAGTTTGGCGAGCTCGTGACCGGGCTGGATGCCGCCGACTTCAGGGTCTTCAATGGCACGCTCGGCAGCATCGTTCCCAATGGCAACGGCTACACGATCACGGTGACTCCGTCGGCCGCCAGTACGGTGGGATTGGAGTTGCGTGACGGGGCAGTGACCGATCTCTCCGCCAACCGGATGGGAGAGGGTGCCTTCATTTCGACGATGCGTGTGCCGTGGCAGCTCGCCCGCGATGCGGAGGAGGGGACCATCACTGGTGGCTTCGTCATCGAAGATCCGAACGCGACTGCGACCGGCGGGAGATGCCTGTGGGTGCCGCAGGGTAGCCGAAACAATGCGGTGACGCTCAATACCGCCCTAAAGGTGAGCTACAGCGTGATCATCCCACGGACCGGGGAGTATCTTGTCCACGGCCTGGTGAGAGCGGACGATGCGAGCAGCGATTCGTTTTTCATCGGCTTCGACGGCGGGACGCCGTCCGAGTGGCACACCAATCAAATCGCGGGGCAAGTGGGCACGGGGCAGTTCCATTGGGACGTGGCCAACAGCTCGCGGGCACCTGCGACTAACCCGACCATTTTCAACCTGACCGCCGGGGCTCACACGCTGGAGCTCTATGGTCGCGACGACGGGACGCGGATCGACCGCTTGGAAATCCGTCCGCTGCGCCCGTTGCCGCTGTGGAGCGGGAGTGGTCCGGCGCTGGTGATCGGCAGACCCTTCACCGCGACCCTGAGCTTTTCCGAGGCCGTCACCGGTCTCACTGCCGCGGATGTCTCCATCACCGGTGGACAGATCCTTTCCCTGACCGGCACGGGCGACACCTACTTCCTGCAGGTCCAGTCCAACGCCGCGACGGTCGCGCTGACGCTTCCCCAAAACGTTGTCCTCGACTCAGCGGGCAGCGGCAATCATGCGTCGGAAACCTACACCGTGGGCTTCCGGACGCCTTATGAGGATTGGGCACTGGACCACGAGACCAACGGCTCCGCGGCCTCACAGCTCGCGGACGAGGATGTCGATGGGATCGCCAAGCTGCTGGAGTTCGCCTTCAATCTCGACCCCGCGTCGTCGGATCGTGCGACCTATGATCCGGCCGTTATTCCGGGGGCGGGCCTGCCTCGAATGATTGTCGGCGAGGGGCCAGCGCTCTCGCTGCAGTACCTGCGGCGGAAGGGGGTGGCCGGCCTGAGTTACACGGCGCAATTCGGTTCGTCGCTGGATGATTTCGCGAATGCGACCGGCACGGCTGTAGTCGAGAGCATCGATGCTTCGTGGGAACGCGTGACGATCTTGGATAGCAGTGGTGGGGCCTCCCGCTTCGGGCGCGTGGTGGTGACCTTGGCCGCCCCGTGA